The following coding sequences are from one Lolium rigidum isolate FL_2022 chromosome 6, APGP_CSIRO_Lrig_0.1, whole genome shotgun sequence window:
- the LOC124658940 gene encoding protein NEGATIVE REGULATOR OF RESISTANCE-like, producing MDAPTAAAKRKRTDAGTDVAHVVEEASDAEVEEFYAILRRMRDASRRFVSRAGAGGRAGLARAPAWRPSFSWEDFAPPAAPATTAPTQQQQQRRPTVDECVAENATPSRVTLDLNAEPEPEAPATPRPERVHA from the coding sequence ATGGacgcgcccaccgccgccgccaagcgcAAGCGCACCGATGCCGGCACCGACGTCGCCCACGTCGTCGAAGAGGCGTCCGACGCCGAGGTGGAGGAGTTCTACGCCATCCTCCGCCGCATGCGCGACGCCTCGCGCCGCTTCGTGTCGCGAGCCGGAGCTGGCGGCCGGGCTGGTCTCGcacgcgcgccggcgtggcgcccCAGCTTCTCCTGGGAGGACTTCGCTCCACCGGCTGCCCCGGCCACAACGGCGCCGACGCAACAGCAGCAACAGCGGCGGCCAACTGTCGACGAGTGCGTCGCCGAGAACGCCACGCCATCGCGCGTCACCCTAGACCTCAACGCCGAGCCGGAGCCCGAGGCGCCGGCCACCCCGCGCCCTGAGCGCGTCCACGCGtag